In the Azospirillum humicireducens genome, GATCGACTGACCCATCGCGTCCTTCAGCGAGGACAGGTCGCCGGCACGCTGGTTCAGGCCCTTGGCGGCGAAGAAGGAGGTGGGACCATCCAGAGCCGAATTGATCTTGTTGCCCGTCGACAGGATGTTCTGCTTCTTGTCGATCTGCGACTGCGTGTTCTGCAGCTGCAGCAGGTTCGTGCGCATCGAGGCGGTCAGGGTCACATTTCCGGCCATGGTCCTAGTCTCCTTCTGAGGCTGTCCCCGCCCTTGGTCATTTGACCGGCGAGGCAACGTGCGTTTTCCTGACACCACTGTTTCAAGCGCCGTGCCAACTGCGATGCCATGCAGCAAGCTATTGATTTTATTGATTATTAAAAACTGATCGGCAAAAAGGGCAGGGCTCGGCCGGCTCCGGCTGGAAGGGGGGCCGAAAAAGATTCCGGGAATCTTTTGCCGATGACGGACGGTTCTGCCGATGCGGGGGGCGGCAAGAATCTTCCCACCACCCGGCCGGCACGGCTATGGTCGGGCTCCAAACCACGTCCCAAACATCGAACGCATGGCCCGCTGTTGGCCAAAGCAGGGAAGGGAGAAGCATCATGACCGGTCGGATCGACGCGCGCCTGGCGGAACTGGGCATCGAGTTGCCGCAGGCCGCCGCCCCGGTGGCGGCCTATGTGCCCTACACCCGTTCGGGCAACACCCTTTACATCTCGGGTCAGGTGACCGTCTGGAACGGCGAGCGCAAGTTCGTCGGCAAGGTCGGCCAGGACTTCACGGTGGAGCAGGGCAAGGAAGCCGCCCGCCTGTGCGCGTTGAACATCCTGGCCCAGGCCAGGGCGGCGCTTGGCGGCGACCTGGACCGCGTCACCCGCGTTCTGCGGCTGGGCGGCTTCGTCAACGCCGGAGCGGACTTCCACGACCACCCGCTGGTGATCAACGGCGCGTCCGAACTGATGCGCGACATCTTCGGCGAGGCCGGCCAGCATGCCCGTGCCGCGGTCGGCGCTCCGTCGCTGCCGGGCAACGTCGCGGTCGAGGTCGATGCGATCCTGGAAGTGGCCTGATCCGCTTCACGGCAGCCCTGACGGCGGCGCCTTGCCGCAACGCGACATGAGGCTTACCTCCTTGCCATCGGTTCAGGGAGATGCATGCATGCCCGACGGCAACGACGCGATCACCGTCAAGGTTCTGACCGGGATCGGCGAGGCGGACCAGC is a window encoding:
- a CDS encoding RidA family protein; translated protein: MTGRIDARLAELGIELPQAAAPVAAYVPYTRSGNTLYISGQVTVWNGERKFVGKVGQDFTVEQGKEAARLCALNILAQARAALGGDLDRVTRVLRLGGFVNAGADFHDHPLVINGASELMRDIFGEAGQHARAAVGAPSLPGNVAVEVDAILEVA